The Thalassotalea psychrophila genome window below encodes:
- a CDS encoding aminotransferase class V-fold PLP-dependent enzyme, translated as MSQFKKDFLLANSNYLLNHSVGRPLATVEQAFKDSFLSPWQNSGREPWGSWLEVVNNFQSALSAMFNAPIEQFCPQVNLSSSLTKIVMSLASLEKTNTVILMSEIDFPSMGFALQKALPQGAEIRFIDKTLDITNTNVWQQHLSKDIDLVFISNAYSNTGQLAPVAEVISLAKELGIISVLDIAQSAGVIPLNLQSVRPDFMIGSSVKWLCGGPGAGYLWVNPDIIEQCQPKDVGWFSHENPFEFDIHNFNYNQSAMKFWGGTPSITPFALASHSIEYFAQLGSENIRAHNQSMVDLIVSEFDSELKSPLDKAIRSGTVILDFSDKQEKIMDALADANISVDARHLGMRVSAHIYNDADDIQQFIDVVKANY; from the coding sequence ATGAGCCAGTTTAAAAAAGATTTCTTATTAGCTAATAGTAACTACCTATTAAATCACTCAGTAGGTCGGCCTTTAGCCACTGTTGAGCAAGCCTTCAAAGACAGTTTTTTATCACCTTGGCAAAACTCAGGCAGAGAGCCTTGGGGCAGTTGGTTAGAGGTGGTCAATAACTTTCAATCGGCATTAAGCGCTATGTTTAATGCTCCAATTGAACAATTTTGCCCTCAAGTGAACTTGTCGAGTAGTTTAACAAAAATTGTAATGTCATTAGCCTCTTTAGAGAAAACAAATACAGTTATTTTGATGAGCGAAATTGATTTTCCAAGTATGGGTTTTGCGTTGCAAAAAGCACTACCACAAGGTGCAGAAATTCGCTTTATTGATAAAACATTAGACATTACTAATACCAATGTTTGGCAACAACATTTATCAAAAGATATTGATTTAGTATTTATCTCAAATGCCTATTCAAACACAGGCCAGTTGGCACCAGTTGCTGAAGTGATATCACTTGCAAAAGAGCTTGGCATAATATCAGTGTTAGATATTGCTCAATCTGCTGGTGTGATTCCGTTAAATTTACAAAGTGTAAGACCAGACTTTATGATTGGCTCTAGTGTTAAATGGCTATGTGGCGGACCTGGTGCAGGCTATTTATGGGTAAATCCAGATATTATTGAACAATGCCAACCAAAAGATGTTGGCTGGTTTTCACATGAAAATCCATTTGAGTTCGATATTCACAATTTTAATTATAATCAATCGGCAATGAAATTTTGGGGTGGTACGCCATCTATAACACCTTTTGCTTTAGCAAGTCACTCGATTGAGTACTTTGCTCAATTAGGCTCAGAAAACATCAGAGCCCATAATCAAAGTATGGTTGATTTGATTGTGAGCGAGTTTGATAGCGAACTAAAATCTCCACTAGATAAAGCGATCCGCAGTGGAACAGTTATTTTAGATTTTTCTGATAAACAAGAAAAAATTATGGACGCTCTAGCTGACGCTAATATCAGCGTTGATGCGCGTCATTTAGGTATGCGAGTGTCGGCTCATATATATAATGATGCAGATGATATTCAGCAATTTATTGATGTAGTGAAGGCAAACTATTAA
- a CDS encoding LacI family DNA-binding transcriptional regulator: MKATIKDVASLAGVSVKTVSRVINNEPNVRPAMQDKVNKAVAELNFKRNPLARGLRGQNSFILTLLYSNPNPSYVLELQNGAIEQANSDGYNLQILPCDHTNENLINNIESIITHSSQDGFLLTHPLCDNEEIIALLDKNEIPFVRISPFHQEHSSPYVVSDDKQAAYEITKYLISLGHTDIAMIKGHPDFGATHKRYEGYLQAMDEMNVRVDDELIKQGQFTFESGETCARQLLTQVHKPTAIFASNDYMAAAVLKVAAQMHINIPANLSVVGYDDAPVSQQIWPSLTTVKQPIFDIAKHAVQKLIRHIKKQDFDEVQSQFKCKLVLRNSTSPKL, from the coding sequence ATGAAAGCTACAATTAAAGATGTTGCTAGTTTAGCTGGTGTTTCGGTAAAAACTGTTTCCAGGGTTATTAATAATGAGCCTAATGTTCGCCCTGCTATGCAAGATAAAGTTAATAAAGCAGTTGCTGAATTAAACTTTAAAAGAAACCCTTTAGCACGAGGTTTACGCGGCCAAAACTCTTTTATTCTTACGTTGCTTTATTCAAATCCAAACCCAAGTTATGTATTAGAACTGCAAAATGGTGCCATTGAACAGGCCAATAGTGATGGTTACAATTTACAAATATTGCCTTGTGATCATACTAATGAAAATTTAATCAATAATATTGAATCAATTATAACTCACTCAAGCCAGGATGGTTTCTTGTTAACTCATCCTTTATGTGACAATGAAGAAATCATCGCATTATTAGATAAAAATGAAATACCTTTCGTTAGAATTTCGCCATTTCATCAAGAACATTCATCTCCTTATGTTGTATCCGATGATAAGCAAGCAGCTTACGAAATTACCAAATATTTGATTTCGCTTGGCCATACTGATATTGCAATGATTAAAGGCCATCCTGATTTTGGTGCAACGCATAAGCGGTATGAAGGCTATTTACAAGCAATGGACGAGATGAATGTACGCGTGGATGATGAATTAATTAAACAGGGTCAATTCACCTTTGAATCAGGCGAAACCTGTGCAAGACAACTCCTTACCCAAGTTCACAAGCCTACGGCTATATTTGCTAGTAATGACTATATGGCAGCAGCGGTGTTAAAAGTAGCTGCTCAAATGCATATTAATATTCCAGCTAATTTATCAGTTGTTGGTTATGATGATGCTCCAGTATCTCAGCAAATTTGGCCATCATTAACTACGGTTAAACAACCTATTTTTGATATTGCCAAACATGCAGTGCAAAAGCTGATCCGTCATATCAAGAAGCAAGATTTTGATGAAGTTCAAAGTCAATTTAAATGTAAATTGGTGTTAAGAAACTCAACCAGCCCTAAACTTTAA
- a CDS encoding Lrp/AsnC family transcriptional regulator, whose protein sequence is MLDKKDKMIVEKLQRNGRISMSELAQEVSLSDTPCLRRVKKLEQGGVIEGYQAILNRQAFNLNVLVYAFVRLSANSDNLANQFEQTVAGLEQVLECSVVTGAYDYLLKIIAEDLEDYESFVKKSLGRMDYIATIESTVVLKQTFSRNTLPIKPF, encoded by the coding sequence ATTTTAGATAAAAAAGATAAAATGATAGTTGAAAAACTACAACGTAATGGTCGTATTTCTATGTCGGAGCTTGCGCAAGAGGTGAGTTTGTCTGATACCCCTTGCTTAAGAAGAGTAAAAAAACTTGAACAAGGAGGCGTGATAGAAGGTTATCAAGCAATCCTAAATAGGCAAGCGTTTAACTTAAACGTATTGGTATATGCTTTTGTGCGGTTAAGTGCTAATTCAGATAATTTGGCTAACCAGTTTGAACAAACAGTTGCCGGATTAGAGCAAGTGTTAGAGTGCTCTGTAGTTACTGGTGCTTATGATTATCTGTTGAAGATTATTGCCGAAGATCTAGAAGACTATGAAAGCTTTGTTAAAAAATCATTAGGAAGAATGGATTACATTGCCACTATTGAATCAACAGTGGTACTTAAACAAACTTTTTCTAGAAATACCTTACCAATTAAGCCGTTTTAG
- a CDS encoding DNA topoisomerase III yields the protein MKLYIAEKPSLGRAIADALPKPHKKQQGYIEAGNGDVVSWCIGHILEQVDPDAYDEKYKKWDMQHLPIIPEVWQLKPKTQTRSQLTVLRKLVKRCDAIVHAGDPDREGQLLVDEVIDYLKVSKTKKANIQRLLISDLNLAAVKRALNTLKPNKDFIPLSISALARSRADWLYGINLTRAFTIQGQKSGYQGVLSVGRVQTPILGLVVARDNEIDNFVSKPFYDVLAHIETKSGDTFKAKWQPSAACQPYMDDENRVLVKALAENVVARINNKQALVSDIKTEHKKQFAPLPYNLSSLQIDAAKAFSMNAKLVLDICQGLYEKHKLITYPRSDSRYLPKDQLKQAQQIINMLAQSALPFAEHAKSADKNIVSKAWNDKKVTAHHAIIPTEKSANNINLNSFEKNIYQLIVRQYLAQFFPAFTYEQTKLLLNISGGEFKVNCKNPLQQGWKVLFKKSVSSANSKQHNSTDHDVQNLPALIKGDILHCQAGELIEKNTQPPQSFTDATLLQAMTGIARYVTDNDIKKILKDTDGLGTEATRAGIIELLFKRGFLERQGKQIKATLVGKSLIDALPIMATSPDMTAQWEATLNAICEQQSNYQSFMSPLVSVIESMVIQASNLSFSKLPKGKPTNGFKKKRFNRKKKLAKTA from the coding sequence ATGAAACTATACATTGCCGAAAAGCCAAGCCTTGGTAGAGCCATTGCCGATGCTTTACCAAAACCGCATAAAAAGCAACAAGGCTATATTGAGGCAGGTAATGGCGATGTAGTTAGTTGGTGTATTGGTCATATTCTTGAGCAAGTAGATCCCGATGCTTATGATGAAAAATACAAAAAATGGGATATGCAGCACTTACCTATTATCCCTGAAGTTTGGCAGTTAAAGCCTAAAACTCAAACTCGATCACAACTTACCGTTCTTAGAAAGCTAGTAAAACGATGCGATGCTATAGTACACGCCGGCGATCCCGACCGAGAAGGTCAATTACTGGTTGATGAAGTAATCGATTACTTAAAAGTGAGTAAAACTAAAAAAGCCAATATTCAACGCTTGTTAATCAGTGATTTAAATCTAGCTGCAGTAAAACGCGCATTAAATACCTTGAAACCAAATAAAGACTTTATTCCTCTATCTATTTCAGCCCTAGCTCGTTCAAGAGCCGACTGGCTTTACGGTATCAATTTAACCAGAGCTTTCACTATACAAGGGCAAAAATCAGGTTATCAAGGAGTTTTATCTGTTGGCCGAGTACAAACACCAATATTAGGACTAGTAGTAGCTCGCGATAATGAGATTGATAACTTTGTTAGTAAACCTTTTTATGACGTATTAGCCCATATTGAAACAAAAAGCGGTGATACATTTAAAGCAAAATGGCAACCAAGTGCGGCATGTCAGCCTTATATGGATGATGAAAATAGAGTACTGGTGAAAGCCTTAGCTGAAAATGTTGTTGCTAGAATTAACAACAAGCAAGCCTTGGTAAGTGATATAAAAACGGAACATAAGAAACAATTCGCACCGCTGCCTTATAACTTATCTTCCCTACAAATAGATGCAGCAAAAGCATTCTCGATGAACGCAAAATTGGTACTCGATATTTGTCAGGGGTTATATGAAAAGCACAAACTTATTACTTACCCTCGCTCTGACAGTAGATACTTACCTAAAGATCAGTTAAAACAAGCGCAACAAATTATTAATATGCTAGCACAGTCGGCTTTACCTTTTGCAGAGCATGCCAAAAGCGCAGATAAAAACATAGTTAGTAAAGCCTGGAATGATAAAAAAGTAACCGCTCATCATGCCATTATTCCAACTGAAAAATCAGCCAACAATATTAATTTAAATTCTTTTGAAAAGAATATTTATCAGCTCATTGTACGCCAATATTTAGCACAATTTTTTCCGGCTTTTACTTATGAGCAGACCAAGCTGCTATTAAACATTAGTGGTGGTGAATTTAAGGTTAATTGCAAAAATCCACTGCAACAAGGCTGGAAGGTATTATTCAAAAAATCAGTTAGCTCGGCTAATTCAAAACAACATAACTCAACCGACCATGATGTACAAAACTTACCCGCATTAATCAAAGGTGACATTTTACACTGCCAAGCAGGTGAGCTTATTGAAAAAAACACCCAACCTCCACAAAGTTTTACCGATGCAACACTACTACAAGCGATGACAGGTATCGCTCGCTATGTTACCGACAATGACATAAAGAAAATCCTTAAAGATACGGACGGCTTAGGCACAGAAGCTACTCGTGCAGGCATTATCGAATTATTATTTAAGCGTGGTTTTTTAGAACGCCAAGGTAAGCAAATAAAAGCGACATTAGTCGGGAAGTCTTTAATCGATGCGTTACCTATAATGGCCACTAGTCCCGATATGACGGCACAATGGGAAGCTACGTTAAATGCAATATGTGAGCAACAAAGTAATTATCAAAGCTTCATGTCACCTTTAGTATCAGTAATAGAAAGTATGGTTATTCAGGCCAGTAATTTATCATTCAGTAAGCTGCCAAAAGGTAAACCAACAAATGGTTTTAAAAAGAAGCGTTTTAACCGCAAAAAGAAGCTCGCTAAAACGGCTTAA
- a CDS encoding DUF3541 domain-containing protein, which produces MKNFKVILSKPILVAGFVLSSCFLLPLTASAAEEKQAIPSLTEQYLATANRIRTNYDNNFVKLSGNAQNHYAVRMYRLTGEKYYAQQSGSEVYQITDRLNFYLQNLDSEGWRDGQAQAMIDALPNTRRGKLRQKALKDTGDRRFALYLVYQMAKLDEYGIKHPGHEKFVAYLKQADLHDLLMSADFIHAYAAQVANYVYWLKYTDVVDWTADLKPAFEQAYPDKKDDELSKNEFNNKLYGLTHIVLADSNYYQQSVSLDEHSWILDYFKLRQDRIVEKSKEDIQAEIGLCFVLAGVNEHPTLNAMKQVINDAVHPDKNMVLSISGSDNLSSGEHRNVLAYALLNWPEKLHQGPYLMKDKKMKANLPLVYQQ; this is translated from the coding sequence ATGAAAAATTTTAAAGTTATTTTATCTAAGCCAATACTTGTCGCTGGATTTGTTCTTTCTAGTTGTTTTTTGCTGCCATTGACAGCCTCTGCAGCTGAAGAAAAACAAGCGATACCAAGTTTAACCGAACAATATTTAGCAACCGCTAATCGTATACGTACCAATTATGATAATAATTTTGTAAAACTCAGCGGTAATGCGCAAAATCATTATGCAGTGCGCATGTACCGATTAACCGGCGAAAAATATTATGCTCAGCAATCTGGCTCTGAAGTATATCAAATTACCGATAGACTAAATTTTTATCTACAGAACCTAGATTCAGAAGGCTGGCGTGATGGCCAAGCGCAAGCAATGATCGATGCTTTACCAAATACCCGTCGTGGTAAATTAAGACAAAAGGCATTAAAGGACACAGGGGATAGACGCTTTGCTTTATATCTTGTTTATCAAATGGCAAAGTTGGATGAATATGGTATTAAGCATCCCGGCCATGAAAAGTTTGTCGCTTATTTAAAACAGGCTGACTTGCATGATTTATTAATGTCAGCAGATTTTATTCATGCCTATGCGGCGCAGGTTGCTAACTATGTATATTGGTTAAAATATACAGATGTTGTAGATTGGACTGCCGATTTAAAGCCAGCATTTGAACAAGCCTATCCAGATAAAAAGGATGACGAGTTAAGTAAAAACGAATTTAATAATAAACTTTATGGTTTAACTCATATTGTTTTAGCTGATAGTAACTATTATCAACAATCGGTGAGCTTAGATGAACATTCATGGATTCTAGATTATTTTAAATTACGACAAGATAGAATTGTTGAAAAAAGTAAGGAAGATATCCAAGCTGAAATTGGATTATGTTTTGTACTTGCAGGAGTTAATGAACATCCAACCTTGAATGCAATGAAGCAGGTTATCAATGATGCAGTACACCCAGATAAGAACATGGTGCTATCAATTAGTGGTAGTGATAATTTAAGTTCAGGTGAGCATCGAAATGTATTAGCATATGCATTGCTTAATTGGCCTGAAAAACTACATCAAGGCCCTTATTTAATGAAAGATAAAAAAATGAAAGCCAATCTGCCATTAGTGTATCAACAATAA
- a CDS encoding PrnB family protein, with translation MTANSRAFDQWIRTSFCDLNTELEHLYWQQDDKANVVNIGEDLKQQLEAEGRALILPLLDEGNTDNGFDNAFDLLGNVGLYMAACRRHEITEPSRERSSPLIEASALAMHIGASIGVTPRFATAHLTTHNKAFNGNYKRFTHLEDEKVFIDYNTKAILAYKRAADAIIKIQPLGISHPITADLLNVAKQGLKDVIDSNKLLFEKLDTDRFFNCVRPYYKPYRVGKEVYRGANAGDFAGINVIDLQLGLCFANEPSYSQMLVDKFLYMMPEDQLILRDTMRRSSIMDDFLNVSACHKQSWYQENLSLFLDVCKLHGTTAIQHHNQLVGKYISKPSTGMADKHMDKVTASGPPLHVLLDSLEKLRDRRAAHKRDDIRTRYADIQTLKSSLLT, from the coding sequence GTGACCGCAAATTCCCGAGCATTTGATCAATGGATCAGAACCAGCTTTTGTGATTTAAACACAGAATTAGAACATCTATATTGGCAACAAGATGATAAAGCCAATGTGGTGAATATTGGTGAAGATCTTAAGCAGCAACTTGAAGCTGAAGGTCGCGCATTAATACTGCCGCTACTCGATGAAGGTAATACCGACAACGGTTTTGATAATGCTTTTGATTTATTAGGCAATGTTGGGCTTTATATGGCTGCTTGTCGTCGCCACGAAATTACTGAACCATCAAGAGAGCGATCATCTCCTTTAATTGAAGCATCTGCCCTTGCTATGCATATTGGTGCTTCTATTGGTGTTACGCCACGTTTTGCCACTGCACATTTAACTACTCACAACAAAGCATTTAATGGTAACTACAAGCGCTTTACTCATTTAGAAGATGAAAAGGTATTTATTGATTACAACACCAAAGCTATTTTGGCTTATAAACGTGCTGCTGATGCAATAATTAAAATTCAACCATTGGGTATTTCTCATCCTATTACCGCTGACTTATTAAACGTTGCAAAGCAGGGGCTAAAAGATGTTATAGATTCTAATAAATTGCTGTTTGAGAAGCTCGATACTGACAGATTCTTTAATTGTGTACGTCCATATTACAAACCATATCGTGTTGGTAAAGAAGTCTATCGAGGCGCAAATGCTGGTGATTTTGCAGGTATTAACGTTATCGATTTACAGCTTGGCTTATGCTTTGCTAATGAACCTTCTTATTCACAAATGCTAGTAGATAAGTTTTTATATATGATGCCAGAAGATCAATTGATCTTGCGTGATACGATGCGCAGAAGCAGTATTATGGATGATTTTTTAAATGTCAGTGCTTGCCATAAGCAATCATGGTATCAAGAAAACTTAAGCTTATTTTTAGATGTATGTAAACTGCATGGCACCACAGCTATTCAACATCATAACCAACTAGTAGGTAAATACATTTCTAAACCTTCAACGGGGATGGCAGATAAACATATGGATAAAGTTACTGCCAGTGGACCACCATTACACGTATTACTAGATTCATTAGAAAAACTACGTGACAGACGTGCAGCGCACAAACGTGATGACATTCGTACTCGTTACGCAGATATTCAAACTCTAAAAAGTAGCCTTTTAACATGA
- a CDS encoding DUF3541 domain-containing protein, which translates to MKKLFNALITSLFLFTSVCSADSSEEVTKLSYQDVSQRIQTTFESNLYQLPPRTQGHYGIRLYRMTGDKKYLPTALYDYYVVSDRMHTIVPYLNDDGYIEKSSKRLTDAMSKGTRGKARRKALKKFPEFIFYADELLRYSSRLDAFGVELPDTVLNTLKEYDFLPGLTDKTMIRAWAAQLANYVYWLKQLGIADYSKQYKKAFLEAYPDSEDGQLSKWHFRNKLYGLTHFIFAASGYYQHYVSTDEFGWILNYFEANQARVLKDATDDITAEVGISYLLMEKKDHPLVTETKDRLVQAFNADAGMVPSVSGKIDLASGEHRNVLTFMLFTWPEKMTEGPYFHEIHSVKKYLPTNEFEDYEDETDGDH; encoded by the coding sequence ATGAAAAAACTCTTTAACGCACTAATCACTTCGCTGTTCCTGTTCACCTCGGTATGTAGCGCTGATAGCAGTGAGGAGGTTACAAAATTGAGTTACCAAGACGTATCTCAGCGCATACAAACGACCTTTGAAAGTAATTTATACCAATTACCACCAAGGACTCAGGGCCATTATGGAATTCGCTTGTATAGAATGACAGGTGATAAAAAATACCTACCAACGGCATTGTATGATTACTATGTGGTGAGTGACAGAATGCATACCATAGTGCCGTACTTAAATGATGATGGGTACATTGAAAAAAGCTCGAAACGATTAACCGATGCAATGAGTAAAGGTACGCGAGGTAAGGCGCGTAGAAAAGCGTTAAAGAAATTTCCTGAATTTATATTTTATGCAGATGAATTACTTCGCTATAGTTCACGGCTAGATGCCTTTGGTGTTGAATTACCCGATACAGTTTTGAATACTCTTAAAGAATATGATTTTTTACCTGGGCTAACCGACAAAACTATGATCAGAGCTTGGGCGGCACAGTTGGCAAATTATGTGTATTGGTTAAAGCAGTTAGGCATTGCTGATTATTCGAAACAATATAAAAAGGCTTTTCTAGAGGCTTATCCTGACAGTGAAGATGGTCAGTTAAGTAAATGGCATTTTAGAAACAAGCTGTATGGCCTAACGCACTTCATTTTTGCTGCATCGGGTTACTACCAACATTATGTATCAACCGATGAATTTGGCTGGATATTAAATTACTTTGAAGCGAATCAAGCGCGTGTTTTAAAGGATGCAACTGATGATATAACCGCAGAAGTTGGTATTAGTTATTTACTGATGGAGAAAAAGGATCATCCACTAGTAACAGAAACTAAAGATAGATTAGTTCAAGCGTTTAATGCGGACGCTGGTATGGTGCCATCGGTTTCTGGGAAAATAGATTTAGCGTCTGGTGAACACCGAAACGTGCTGACATTTATGTTATTTACCTGGCCTGAAAAGATGACAGAAGGACCTTATTTCCATGAGATACATTCGGTAAAAAAATACTTACCTACCAATGAATTTGAAGATTATGAAGATGAAACCGATGGTGATCATTAA
- a CDS encoding sulfatase family protein: MKKILAKTSVSTHRSLIIGLSTLIALCSQTYSVQAVEKSVAPKRNIIYILTDDQRYDELGILNPILNTPNMDKLANEGVHFKNAFVTTALCSPSRASILTGQYMHNHGVVDNNKPPRPGTVFFPSYLQDAGYQTAFIGKWHMGEDAGHGANDAPQPGFDYWLSFPGQGIYYPKKKPNGKPYTFNVNGKRVPQTGYITDELTDYSINWLTDRNDNKPFMLYLSHKAVHSNFAPAKRHENLYDAVKLPVPASQADTKENRKGKPMWVQNQRNSWHGVDFPYHSSLDVQSYKKQYHRAISAVDDSVGRILSWLEENDLTENTTVILMGDNGFMFGEHGLIDKRNAYEESMRVPLLAYAPGYLEAGKVVEEMVANIDIAPTLLAMAGVKAPDHFDGKSFLNLTQGEADGKWRNDFLYEYYWEFNYPSTPTTFALRSDNFKLIQYHGIWDTEELYDLENDPREMKNLINDEKYLAVVVEMRKKLFDRLANNQGEHTVPFTEKFSSGAVYREGSRSKAAEFPEQWEKSETDDGLRSFMKHDKKKIKAE; encoded by the coding sequence TTGAAAAAAATATTAGCAAAGACTTCAGTCAGTACACACAGAAGCTTAATTATTGGACTTAGCACGCTAATTGCGCTTTGTAGCCAAACATATTCAGTGCAAGCTGTAGAAAAATCAGTAGCCCCAAAGCGCAACATTATCTACATCCTTACTGATGATCAACGTTATGATGAACTGGGTATTTTAAACCCTATTCTGAATACTCCCAATATGGATAAGTTAGCTAATGAAGGGGTTCACTTTAAAAATGCATTCGTAACTACAGCCCTTTGTTCTCCGAGTAGAGCTTCAATTCTTACAGGTCAATACATGCATAACCACGGTGTTGTTGACAATAATAAACCACCAAGGCCAGGTACAGTATTTTTCCCAAGTTATTTACAAGACGCTGGCTATCAAACAGCCTTCATTGGTAAGTGGCACATGGGCGAAGATGCGGGACACGGCGCAAATGATGCGCCACAACCTGGTTTTGATTATTGGTTAAGTTTCCCCGGGCAAGGTATCTATTACCCAAAAAAGAAGCCAAATGGCAAACCATATACGTTTAATGTTAACGGTAAACGAGTACCGCAAACAGGTTACATTACTGACGAGTTGACTGATTATTCAATTAATTGGCTAACTGATCGCAATGATAATAAGCCGTTTATGCTATATCTTTCTCATAAGGCTGTGCATTCTAATTTTGCACCAGCAAAGCGCCATGAAAACCTTTATGACGCTGTAAAGTTACCAGTACCGGCAAGTCAAGCAGACACAAAAGAGAACCGTAAAGGTAAACCTATGTGGGTGCAAAACCAACGTAACAGTTGGCATGGTGTAGATTTTCCATATCATAGTTCATTGGATGTACAGTCATATAAGAAACAATATCACCGCGCAATTTCGGCTGTAGATGACAGTGTTGGCCGTATATTATCTTGGTTAGAAGAAAACGATTTAACTGAAAATACCACCGTTATCCTTATGGGTGACAACGGATTTATGTTTGGTGAACATGGTTTAATTGATAAGCGCAATGCTTATGAAGAATCTATGCGAGTACCACTACTTGCTTATGCTCCAGGTTATTTAGAAGCAGGGAAAGTAGTAGAAGAAATGGTGGCTAACATTGATATTGCGCCAACATTATTGGCAATGGCCGGCGTTAAAGCACCAGATCATTTCGATGGCAAAAGTTTCTTAAATCTTACCCAAGGTGAAGCTGATGGAAAGTGGCGTAATGATTTCCTATATGAGTATTACTGGGAGTTTAATTACCCTTCAACACCAACAACATTTGCACTACGCTCTGATAACTTTAAATTAATTCAATATCACGGAATTTGGGATACTGAAGAATTATATGATTTAGAAAACGACCCTCGTGAAATGAAAAACTTAATTAACGATGAAAAATACTTAGCGGTAGTTGTTGAAATGCGTAAAAAATTATTTGATCGCTTAGCAAACAATCAAGGTGAGCATACGGTGCCATTTACCGAAAAGTTTAGCTCCGGCGCAGTTTATCGTGAAGGCTCTCGTTCAAAAGCGGCTGAATTCCCAGAGCAATGGGAAAAAAGTGAAACCGATGATGGATTACGTTCTTTCATGAAACACGATAAAAAGAAAATAAAAGCAGAATAA
- a CDS encoding DUF2986 domain-containing protein produces the protein MNRKKKVKSTLKAQLKRSKAKLQKSSKPKYISKAERAKLELEQQGNNENNTNDE, from the coding sequence ATGAATAGAAAAAAGAAAGTAAAATCAACATTGAAAGCACAGTTAAAACGCTCAAAAGCCAAGTTGCAAAAATCGAGCAAACCTAAGTATATTTCTAAAGCTGAACGAGCAAAACTAGAGCTCGAACAGCAGGGGAACAATGAAAACAACACAAATGACGAATAA